A region of Thermoplasmataceae archaeon DNA encodes the following proteins:
- a CDS encoding thiamine pyrophosphate-binding protein: MRGYDIFEDALESLDLYPVFGNPGTTEIPMLRKVKGYVLTLHDSIAVGMADGAAQAGRGATLVNLHDLPGVANSMAFIHTARLNRSPIIITAGQQDMRHTFYDPLLYHNLLSLIGDAVKY, translated from the coding sequence ATGAGGGGGTATGACATATTTGAAGATGCGCTGGAATCTCTTGACCTCTATCCGGTTTTTGGTAACCCCGGAACCACAGAGATACCCATGCTGAGAAAGGTTAAAGGTTATGTTCTTACCCTTCACGATTCCATAGCTGTCGGCATGGCCGATGGAGCTGCCCAGGCTGGCAGAGGTGCAACACTTGTGAATCTCCATGACCTGCCGGGTGTGGCCAACTCCATGGCTTTTATCCACACTGCCAGACTGAACAGGTCACCTATTATAATAACAGCTGGACAACAGGACATGAGGCACACATTCTACGATCCCTTGCTTTACCACAACCTGCTTTCTCTTATTGGAGATGCCGTGAAGTACAA
- a CDS encoding 2-hydroxyacid dehydrogenase, which yields MKAMAVLPAFLPIEEIKTSVAQILPDLEIRTDTDFDKSDADVLVITTFTKVTGDIVDKFPSLKLIQVASTGYDNVEMEALRKRGIMLCNIPVANKESVAEHVIAMVLSILKDMRFLDAELRSGNWPVLTGSRELKGKTFGIVGMGAIGVKLAERLLPFEVALVYHDVQRLPEPREQELGLTYLSFKKLLESSDIVSVHVPLTEKTAKLFSTFAFNSMKEGAIFINTSRGEVVDEDALITATKNRGLRAGLDVYTTEPPDPNSQLFKLEGVLFSPHIAGVTIESQQRFITETVSNVLRYVQGMEPLYRVL from the coding sequence ATGAAAGCAATGGCTGTACTGCCTGCGTTCCTTCCAATTGAGGAAATTAAGACAAGTGTTGCGCAAATTCTTCCTGATCTTGAGATTCGGACAGATACAGATTTCGACAAAAGCGATGCCGACGTACTGGTTATAACAACATTTACAAAGGTTACTGGCGATATTGTTGATAAATTTCCCTCCCTAAAACTTATACAGGTTGCAAGCACCGGCTATGATAATGTGGAAATGGAAGCACTTAGGAAACGCGGCATAATGCTCTGCAACATTCCAGTTGCAAACAAGGAAAGCGTCGCAGAACATGTGATTGCAATGGTTCTTTCTATACTGAAGGATATGCGATTCCTAGACGCCGAGCTGAGGTCAGGAAACTGGCCAGTGTTAACTGGATCCAGGGAACTGAAGGGCAAGACCTTTGGCATAGTTGGCATGGGAGCCATTGGTGTGAAGCTTGCCGAGAGGCTCCTACCATTCGAGGTTGCGCTGGTTTACCATGATGTCCAGAGACTTCCAGAGCCCAGAGAACAGGAATTAGGACTTACTTACCTGTCATTCAAGAAACTCCTTGAGTCAAGTGATATAGTCTCAGTTCATGTACCACTCACTGAAAAAACGGCAAAACTGTTTTCAACATTCGCCTTCAACAGCATGAAAGAGGGGGCTATATTCATTAACACATCGAGGGGTGAAGTTGTTGACGAGGACGCCCTGATAACCGCTACGAAAAACAGGGGATTGCGTGCCGGGCTTGATGTTTACACCACCGAGCCTCCAGACCCGAATTCACAGCTTTTCAAACTAGAAGGCGTGCTGTTTTCCCCGCACATAGCCGGCGTCACAATAGAGAGTCAGCAGAGGTTCATAACCGAAACTGTATCAAATGTGCTGAGATATGTGCAGGGCATGGAACCGCTTTACCGGGTGCTTTAG
- a CDS encoding site-2 protease family protein: MENQIRILKVQSDDLEDVVSTVKKYINTYEVQVTPIELKFLFFYSDNPDFSDQFDNLRKELVPRGYIPFVQQDGENFVGVTRRPPTKYRDVWVNLVMLILTLASTVYVGSQLSADFVSPGPGSIYVRFLYGLVFFSLPLMFILGIHEFGHYLVAKRFAVKASLPFFIPFPIGLGTFGAFISLRDPIPNRKAMAEIGAAGPMFGFLTALPLLFVANYLKDIFHAVPGAPPYPYVIHLPFIYPLFGLSSASAAPVFPMVFAVWVGMFATAMNLLPVGQLDGGHVARGILGKRSSFIGYAFVIFLIVIGIYYTGWWILAIFVIFVGINHPPALDDYSKLSRRDIGIGLFCLLMFILTFTIVPLSLPA, translated from the coding sequence ATGGAAAATCAGATTAGAATACTCAAAGTGCAAAGCGATGATTTGGAAGATGTAGTTTCAACTGTAAAAAAATACATAAACACGTACGAGGTTCAAGTTACCCCCATTGAATTGAAATTCCTGTTTTTTTATAGCGATAATCCGGATTTCAGTGATCAGTTTGACAATCTGAGGAAAGAACTTGTCCCAAGAGGGTATATCCCCTTTGTACAGCAGGACGGGGAAAACTTCGTTGGTGTAACCAGAAGACCTCCCACCAAATACAGAGACGTCTGGGTGAATCTTGTCATGCTGATCCTCACCCTTGCTTCGACGGTATATGTTGGATCTCAGCTCTCCGCTGATTTCGTTTCTCCAGGCCCCGGTTCAATCTACGTGCGCTTTTTGTACGGTCTGGTGTTTTTCTCGCTTCCCCTGATGTTCATCCTCGGCATACACGAATTCGGCCATTATCTTGTCGCCAAGAGATTTGCAGTAAAAGCCTCCCTGCCATTTTTCATACCTTTTCCCATTGGACTTGGAACTTTTGGGGCGTTCATATCTCTTCGTGACCCCATACCCAACCGGAAAGCCATGGCTGAAATAGGAGCAGCCGGCCCCATGTTCGGCTTCCTGACCGCTTTACCTCTCCTGTTTGTTGCCAATTATCTCAAGGATATTTTTCATGCCGTGCCTGGTGCCCCCCCATATCCATATGTTATTCACCTTCCATTTATATATCCACTCTTTGGCCTTTCGTCTGCTTCCGCTGCGCCTGTTTTTCCCATGGTATTTGCAGTATGGGTTGGTATGTTTGCCACAGCCATGAACCTCCTTCCTGTAGGGCAGCTGGACGGCGGACATGTTGCTAGAGGTATCCTCGGCAAACGTTCATCATTCATCGGTTACGCCTTTGTAATTTTCCTCATCGTCATAGGTATTTATTACACCGGATGGTGGATACTTGCGATTTTCGTGATTTTCGTTGGCATAAACCATCCACCTGCACTGGACGATTATTCTAAGCTTTCCAGAAGGGACATAGGAATTGGCCTTTTCTGTCTGCTGATGTTCATACTTACGTTCACCATTGTGCCATTATCTTTGCCGGCGTGA
- a CDS encoding iron-containing alcohol dehydrogenase, whose translation MWFFRSPQVVFGEDALSFLSNLPLRRAAIVTDRFLAKTPLPGMVRDALPEGSEAIVIGDVSEEPDMNQMLSGMEELKKFSPDWIIGLGGGSSMDTAKIMFALYERPDLSVYDVTPLVPLYLRKKCRLVAIPTTSGTGSECTWAAVISEKNEMRKNELASPEILPDYAILDPRMVLNLPREQTRNTAVDAITHAIESYVSQWKNPYSDALAEKALSLIIGNLGKVLENPSDLESRSNLHIGASMAGLSFSNSQIGLAHALGHSLGAHFKIAHGKAVGLFLPIVIGYNNRSSGNRYDVLNSLFPGSIRKGNLQESVVALFKNIGQPVSIGETMITREDYLKSLDSLVSLASESTGVTMNPEDSNSEDIRKMFLAALGGA comes from the coding sequence ATGTGGTTTTTCAGGAGCCCACAGGTCGTGTTCGGGGAGGATGCCCTTTCATTCCTTTCAAATCTACCTTTGAGAAGAGCTGCCATCGTCACCGACAGGTTTCTTGCAAAAACTCCCCTACCGGGCATGGTCAGGGATGCCCTCCCGGAAGGTTCTGAAGCCATTGTCATAGGCGATGTTTCAGAGGAGCCTGACATGAACCAGATGCTCTCTGGAATGGAAGAGTTGAAAAAGTTTTCCCCGGACTGGATAATCGGCCTTGGCGGCGGGTCATCTATGGATACTGCCAAGATCATGTTTGCCTTGTACGAGCGTCCCGATCTGTCTGTATATGATGTAACTCCGCTTGTTCCTCTCTACCTGCGGAAGAAGTGCAGGCTGGTGGCCATCCCGACTACAAGCGGGACAGGATCTGAATGTACCTGGGCCGCGGTCATCTCCGAAAAGAACGAGATGAGAAAGAATGAACTGGCGTCTCCGGAAATATTGCCTGACTATGCTATTCTTGATCCGAGAATGGTTTTGAACCTCCCACGCGAACAGACCAGGAACACTGCGGTTGACGCAATCACCCACGCAATAGAATCCTACGTCAGCCAGTGGAAGAATCCATATTCAGACGCACTTGCGGAAAAAGCTCTTTCACTTATCATTGGCAACCTTGGAAAGGTTTTGGAGAACCCCTCAGACCTGGAATCGAGGAGCAACCTACACATAGGTGCCTCCATGGCAGGACTATCTTTCTCGAATTCCCAAATCGGCCTGGCTCATGCGCTTGGGCATTCACTCGGTGCGCATTTCAAAATTGCACATGGAAAGGCGGTTGGGTTGTTCCTTCCCATTGTGATTGGTTACAATAACAGATCAAGTGGAAATAGGTATGACGTGCTGAATTCACTTTTCCCTGGTTCCATCAGAAAGGGAAATCTACAGGAATCAGTGGTGGCCCTTTTCAAAAACATAGGACAGCCTGTTAGCATAGGGGAAACCATGATCACTAGGGAAGATTACCTGAAATCACTTGATTCACTTGTCTCTCTTGCTTCTGAATCTACTGGTGTGACCATGAACCCAGAAGATTCCAATTCCGAAGATATCAGGAAAATGTTTCTTGCTGCACTCGGAGGTGCGTGA
- the amrS gene encoding AmmeMemoRadiSam system radical SAM enzyme, protein MMEASLYETISDNRVKCTACWRYCILKPGQTGFCGVRLNREGKLYLSVYGIVSAMHVDPIEKKPVLHMYPNSKILSISTTGCNYACAYCQNWDISQRRKAEGEAISPEDIVDKAIRHGCAGIAYTYNEPTIFMEFAHDVGVLAKKRGLINIFVTNGFETDEAVSMAEDFLTAATVDFKGNAGAAFYRKFISVPSADPIYHTLERMKKSGIHLEITDLVVTEVGDNTDDLRNMLNHILDAVGNKVPIGFLRFHPDFKLMDLPPTPIETMELHHDIAMEMGFKYVYIGNAPGHRYENTYCPGCGALIMERHGFRTTKVMVKSNGKCSFCGYDTGIITGNWGK, encoded by the coding sequence ATGATGGAAGCTTCGCTTTATGAAACGATCAGTGATAACAGGGTAAAGTGCACAGCCTGCTGGAGATACTGCATCCTAAAGCCAGGACAGACCGGATTCTGCGGGGTCAGGTTGAACAGAGAAGGAAAGCTGTATCTCTCTGTTTATGGCATAGTATCTGCAATGCATGTCGATCCCATAGAGAAGAAGCCGGTCCTGCACATGTACCCAAATTCCAAGATTCTTTCTATTTCCACGACAGGTTGCAATTACGCCTGCGCATACTGCCAGAACTGGGATATCAGCCAGAGAAGGAAGGCAGAGGGCGAGGCGATTTCTCCTGAGGACATTGTCGACAAAGCAATCCGGCATGGCTGCGCCGGGATTGCTTACACCTACAATGAACCTACCATTTTCATGGAATTTGCTCATGACGTAGGAGTTCTTGCAAAGAAAAGAGGATTGATTAATATTTTTGTTACAAACGGTTTCGAAACTGATGAGGCAGTCTCAATGGCAGAAGACTTCCTGACAGCAGCCACGGTTGATTTCAAGGGAAATGCGGGGGCAGCATTCTACAGGAAATTCATATCCGTGCCAAGCGCCGATCCCATATATCACACTCTTGAACGGATGAAGAAATCCGGCATTCATTTGGAGATCACGGATCTCGTTGTCACGGAAGTGGGTGATAATACAGATGACCTCAGGAACATGCTCAACCACATACTTGATGCCGTGGGAAATAAGGTTCCGATAGGATTTCTGAGATTCCACCCAGATTTCAAACTCATGGATCTGCCGCCAACACCTATTGAGACCATGGAACTTCACCACGACATCGCGATGGAAATGGGATTCAAATATGTGTACATAGGCAATGCTCCAGGTCACCGTTACGAAAATACGTACTGCCCCGGATGCGGTGCGCTGATAATGGAAAGGCACGGCTTCAGGACCACGAAAGTCATGGTTAAAAGTAATGGAAAATGCAGTTTCTGTGGCTATGACACCGGAATAATAACGGGTAATTGGGGAAAATAG
- the hemG gene encoding protoporphyrinogen oxidase, giving the protein MEIAVIGGGISGLSTCYYLEKLSKESGIEIHVSLLESGNRLGGKVLTRTENGLIIDAGPDSFFTQKPWALELCSDLGLSGDLTEANAATKGTFILNSGKLSRLPEGTESGMPTKLRPFVSTDLISFGGKFRALMDLVIPRKSGQEDESIGSFMGRRFGKEFLVKIVEPLYAGIYAGDVNHLSVRSSLQSLVALESEHGSLIRAMSRMKKKSGSGGSTGNRNSRRITFVSLKGGMEQLTDSIQKNLKSTKILLDTTVQGIIESKRAAARKFRISLVDGEHMDADAVVLSVPAYAASSILIGMDSRISTILDTIPYVSTAVVSVAYRKTDIESATGVKGHGFLVPRTEDEIVTGCTWESLKWPIHAPGDTLLARCYVGWFGHEEFRKMDDASLTKSVLDFLGRTAGISARPKFTKVFRWENALPQYTVGHIDRMSQINKLLLDHPGLYFTGSAYHGVGLPDCIHDAYLTAKEIMDYRLSEMRK; this is encoded by the coding sequence GTGGAGATCGCAGTTATCGGTGGGGGGATTTCTGGTCTTTCCACATGCTATTATCTAGAAAAACTTTCCAAAGAATCTGGCATCGAAATTCATGTCAGCCTACTTGAGTCAGGAAATAGGCTGGGAGGGAAGGTGCTGACCCGTACGGAAAATGGGCTTATTATAGACGCCGGTCCCGACTCCTTTTTCACCCAGAAGCCGTGGGCACTGGAACTGTGCAGCGATCTCGGACTGTCTGGCGATCTGACGGAAGCCAACGCGGCAACCAAGGGTACGTTCATCCTCAACAGTGGAAAGCTTTCGAGGCTTCCAGAAGGAACAGAGTCAGGTATGCCGACCAAATTGAGGCCATTTGTATCTACGGATCTAATCTCCTTTGGCGGGAAGTTCAGGGCGTTGATGGATCTGGTCATTCCCAGGAAGAGTGGTCAGGAGGACGAGTCAATCGGCTCTTTCATGGGCCGCAGATTCGGAAAAGAGTTTCTGGTAAAGATAGTTGAACCACTTTATGCCGGCATTTATGCCGGGGACGTAAACCACCTCAGTGTAAGAAGCAGCCTTCAATCGCTGGTCGCGCTGGAATCGGAACATGGAAGCTTAATTCGTGCCATGAGCAGAATGAAGAAAAAGTCCGGATCAGGAGGCAGCACAGGAAACCGGAATAGCCGTAGAATAACCTTTGTATCGCTGAAGGGGGGAATGGAGCAGCTGACTGATTCCATCCAAAAGAATCTCAAAAGTACTAAGATATTACTTGACACCACAGTGCAGGGCATAATAGAATCGAAGCGGGCCGCTGCAAGAAAGTTCAGGATTTCACTTGTCGATGGAGAGCATATGGATGCTGACGCCGTTGTGCTGAGCGTTCCTGCGTACGCGGCGTCCTCGATTTTGATCGGAATGGACAGCAGAATTTCAACTATCCTGGACACCATTCCGTATGTATCAACGGCAGTTGTTTCAGTTGCTTACAGGAAAACGGATATTGAAAGTGCAACTGGAGTAAAGGGACATGGTTTTCTAGTTCCCAGAACCGAGGATGAAATTGTTACCGGATGTACATGGGAATCCCTTAAGTGGCCGATCCATGCGCCGGGCGACACGCTGCTTGCCAGATGTTATGTTGGATGGTTCGGGCACGAGGAATTCAGGAAAATGGACGACGCATCCCTTACGAAGAGTGTCTTGGATTTCCTCGGAAGAACTGCGGGGATCAGTGCACGGCCAAAGTTTACGAAGGTTTTCAGATGGGAAAATGCTCTGCCGCAATACACTGTTGGTCACATTGATCGCATGAGCCAGATCAACAAACTTCTCTTGGACCACCCGGGACTTTACTTTACCGGATCAGCTTATCACGGTGTGGGCCTGCCAGACTGCATCCATGACGCATATCTAACAGCGAAAGAAATTATGGACTACAGGCTATCAGAGATGCGGAAATAG
- a CDS encoding aldehyde dehydrogenase family protein: MVEKYGNFINGSFDFDGEQLDLRSPTDGSVIARITIAGREKTEEAIDAAYDAFYRKWVHTSIKERRVLLERLADRIMERSGEYSTLESLNTGKTLRQSTLMDIPLGIEHIRYFANNDDFNQSRRIKHPEYPDTEGEVQYAPMGVVGAIAPWNVPFLMAVWKLAPALLAGNTVVLKPSHFTPLTALQMAADIREAGFPPGVVNVVTGQGSSVGEAMTQSRKVNMISFTGSTITGRKIMRDSSENIKKVTLELGGKSPNIVMDDCDLDHAVKGVMFGIFLNSGQLCESGSRLLVSSKIREKFLQRMRSYLEGMKAGNPMDMETDVSAITTEKQKKKITSLVEKGAADGSKIFYRKNMTSAPESGFYYPPTILTEVPPESEVAREEIFGPVLSVTEFDSDDEAIEIANSSRYGLAAGVWSQNISRARKIGSRLESGTVWVNEYHLLSAAAPRGGFKDSGIGRELGMEGILEYTQTRHLFISKGKTDQDDVAYGLLLGSQ; the protein is encoded by the coding sequence ATGGTGGAGAAATACGGGAACTTTATAAACGGAAGTTTTGATTTTGATGGAGAACAGCTGGATCTCAGGAGCCCGACTGACGGATCAGTCATAGCTCGCATTACCATTGCTGGAAGAGAAAAAACTGAGGAGGCAATAGACGCTGCGTATGACGCATTTTATAGGAAGTGGGTCCATACGTCCATAAAGGAACGCCGTGTGCTCCTTGAAAGGCTTGCAGACAGGATAATGGAAAGGTCTGGAGAATATTCCACACTTGAATCTTTAAACACAGGGAAAACCCTCAGGCAGAGCACCCTGATGGATATACCCCTTGGGATTGAGCATATAAGGTATTTCGCCAACAATGACGATTTCAATCAGAGCCGGAGAATAAAACATCCGGAATACCCGGATACTGAGGGGGAAGTTCAGTATGCACCCATGGGCGTGGTTGGTGCCATTGCACCATGGAATGTTCCCTTTCTGATGGCTGTATGGAAACTTGCACCGGCCCTCCTCGCAGGCAATACGGTTGTATTGAAACCGTCGCACTTTACTCCCTTAACCGCGCTGCAGATGGCTGCGGACATAAGAGAAGCGGGTTTCCCACCTGGAGTCGTGAATGTAGTTACCGGACAAGGGTCCTCGGTGGGAGAAGCAATGACCCAGAGCAGAAAAGTCAACATGATCAGCTTCACGGGATCAACGATCACAGGAAGGAAGATAATGCGAGATTCCTCCGAAAATATAAAGAAAGTAACACTGGAACTAGGTGGAAAATCCCCAAACATCGTGATGGATGATTGTGATCTTGACCACGCTGTGAAGGGTGTAATGTTTGGCATATTCCTGAATTCTGGCCAGCTGTGCGAGTCAGGCAGCAGACTGCTTGTCAGCTCGAAGATCAGGGAAAAATTCCTCCAGAGGATGAGATCGTATCTGGAAGGTATGAAGGCAGGGAATCCAATGGATATGGAAACGGATGTGAGTGCAATCACTACCGAAAAGCAGAAAAAAAAGATCACAAGCCTTGTGGAAAAAGGTGCCGCGGATGGTTCAAAGATCTTTTACAGGAAGAACATGACATCTGCACCTGAAAGCGGATTCTATTATCCGCCAACCATTCTCACTGAAGTCCCCCCTGAATCTGAAGTGGCGCGGGAGGAAATATTTGGACCTGTACTTTCCGTGACTGAATTCGACTCGGACGACGAGGCAATAGAAATCGCAAATTCCTCCAGATACGGTTTAGCTGCCGGGGTATGGAGCCAGAACATATCGCGCGCGAGGAAAATTGGGAGCAGACTTGAATCCGGCACGGTATGGGTCAACGAGTATCATCTGCTCTCTGCAGCAGCTCCCAGGGGAGGGTTCAAGGATAGCGGAATTGGCAGGGAGCTGGGCATGGAAGGTATCCTGGAATATACCCAGACGAGGCATCTGTTCATAAGCAAGGGAAAAACGGATCAGGATGATGTGGCCTATGGTTTGCTGCTTGGATCGCAATAG
- the amrA gene encoding AmmeMemoRadiSam system protein A — MKIEEVYSILPEDGETLLKIAREAVEETVKRVKVPEVRRIDPSLRRHAGVFVTINANGELRGCIGFVQAIYPLYVGTQKAAVYAATEDPRFPPVTEPELAGLEYEVTVLSDTEEIRINEKTNLDVLITRGSHGLEVTNGLYSGLLLPQVMEEFHLSPKEFLEQTCIKAGLGKNCWKDPNTRVYRFLGRVFPEPS, encoded by the coding sequence ATGAAAATCGAAGAGGTTTACTCGATCCTGCCAGAAGATGGAGAAACTCTATTGAAAATCGCAAGAGAAGCTGTTGAAGAGACGGTGAAACGGGTCAAGGTCCCAGAAGTCAGAAGGATCGATCCATCATTGAGGCGGCATGCAGGAGTTTTTGTTACCATAAATGCGAACGGGGAACTGAGAGGTTGCATAGGGTTTGTTCAGGCAATCTACCCTCTCTATGTTGGAACCCAGAAAGCGGCTGTTTATGCGGCCACTGAAGACCCGAGGTTTCCACCTGTAACAGAGCCCGAACTGGCTGGTCTCGAATATGAAGTTACCGTGTTGAGTGATACGGAGGAGATTAGGATCAACGAAAAAACAAATCTTGACGTTCTCATCACAAGGGGCAGTCACGGTCTTGAAGTAACCAATGGCCTTTATAGCGGACTCCTTCTACCACAGGTCATGGAAGAATTCCATCTCTCACCGAAGGAGTTCCTTGAACAGACATGCATAAAAGCGGGCTTGGGAAAAAACTGCTGGAAAGATCCCAATACAAGAGTCTACAGGTTCCTTGGCCGGGTTTTCCCGGAGCCCTCATAG
- a CDS encoding thiamine pyrophosphate-dependent enzyme, producing the protein HTARLNRSPIIITAGQQDMRHTFYDPLLYHNLLSLIGDAVKYKFEVSQASDIGPALARARSVAMTPPMGPVFLSFPMNVMDQESDNPGVVRHDPNTGIIDNNAVKEIVERINASSNPAVVFGYETDVYGAFEEARQFSHALGCPVYGEPLANRGVYYSSDESYAGDLLPATTLINLKLLKHDLILFVGADITLYPYLPSPLLHGKEVIFVGMDITNKIGKSYTMNPREFLAAATPMVSRKGNFRRPEDYFFATEVARERKTMGLNFVLSRTKKVFDNYTIVDEAISASPVVRSVMGYSPMSYFSARSGQLGWGIPAAMGICTVRGNTLLIVGDGSFMYTIQSLWTAKRYDIPLKILVLNNEGYNILKSYSKSYYPGMENSDFFTLNLDILSVARGFGIEAKVADPELNELGWLKEGNKVRILVVNVNSEIPKLFL; encoded by the coding sequence TCACACTGCCAGACTGAACAGGTCACCTATTATAATAACAGCTGGACAACAGGACATGAGGCACACATTCTACGATCCCTTGCTTTACCACAACCTGCTTTCTCTTATTGGAGATGCCGTGAAGTACAAGTTTGAAGTATCGCAGGCATCTGATATTGGGCCAGCCCTCGCGAGGGCAAGGTCAGTTGCAATGACACCTCCCATGGGACCTGTCTTTCTCTCTTTCCCTATGAATGTAATGGATCAGGAATCCGATAATCCTGGCGTTGTTAGGCACGATCCCAATACCGGAATCATTGACAATAATGCGGTGAAAGAGATCGTTGAAAGGATAAACGCATCGTCAAACCCTGCGGTGGTCTTCGGTTATGAGACTGACGTTTATGGTGCATTTGAGGAAGCACGCCAATTTTCGCATGCTTTAGGATGCCCGGTATACGGGGAGCCGCTGGCAAACAGAGGCGTGTACTATTCATCAGATGAGTCCTATGCAGGTGATCTTCTCCCTGCTACTACGCTTATAAACCTAAAGCTGCTGAAGCATGACCTCATACTGTTTGTAGGGGCTGACATCACGCTGTACCCATACCTCCCATCACCGCTGCTTCACGGTAAGGAGGTAATATTTGTAGGCATGGATATCACCAATAAGATCGGCAAGTCCTATACCATGAACCCCAGGGAATTCCTTGCTGCAGCTACTCCAATGGTTTCGAGGAAAGGAAATTTCAGGAGACCAGAAGATTACTTCTTCGCAACAGAGGTTGCAAGGGAAAGAAAAACCATGGGGCTGAACTTTGTCCTTTCAAGAACAAAAAAGGTATTTGACAATTATACCATTGTAGATGAGGCTATTTCCGCTTCGCCGGTCGTAAGATCCGTTATGGGGTATTCCCCAATGAGCTATTTCTCTGCCAGGAGTGGCCAGCTTGGCTGGGGCATCCCTGCCGCCATGGGGATATGCACAGTCCGCGGCAATACTCTTCTTATAGTAGGCGATGGTTCCTTCATGTACACCATCCAGAGCCTGTGGACAGCAAAACGTTATGATATACCGCTGAAAATTCTGGTCCTGAACAATGAGGGTTACAATATCCTGAAAAGCTATTCCAAGAGCTATTATCCGGGAATGGAGAACTCAGATTTCTTTACCCTGAACCTCGACATTCTCTCCGTGGCAAGGGGTTTTGGAATAGAGGCTAAGGTCGCTGACCCCGAACTGAACGAGTTGGGGTGGCTCAAGGAAGGAAACAAGGTCAGAATACTAGTCGTAAATGTGAACAGCGAGATACCAAAACTGTTTCTATGA
- the amrB gene encoding AmmeMemoRadiSam system protein B translates to MRYPAVSGMFYPADKSDLESIIDMSLSKAEIPELSIRRLIGVVVPHAGYEYSGTTAAYSYNILKKYAPGRDFVILGPNHRGTGSSISTTRDDWRTPLGDARVNVDIMNEILSEAKIVDNDPRSHQAEHSIEVQIPFLQRIFGNDFSFVPLSLWYQEEDVTEILGNVLSRHSDEFSIIASSDLNHYQKKEITDHKDLELIARIEELDIKGFYKTLRDLDVSACGYGAIATLMRVTVTLGGKIKLIHHTTSGEVTGYGEPVVGYASLVSYL, encoded by the coding sequence ATGAGATATCCAGCAGTTTCTGGGATGTTCTATCCGGCGGACAAATCTGACCTAGAATCCATCATAGACATGTCGCTGTCGAAAGCTGAAATTCCAGAATTATCCATAAGGAGATTGATAGGGGTCGTTGTTCCTCATGCTGGATACGAGTACTCCGGAACAACGGCAGCGTATTCGTACAATATCCTGAAGAAATATGCTCCTGGCCGAGACTTCGTGATACTTGGCCCAAATCACAGGGGAACTGGTTCAAGCATAAGCACGACCAGAGATGATTGGAGGACCCCGTTGGGTGATGCCCGGGTCAATGTTGACATAATGAATGAGATCCTGTCTGAAGCAAAAATTGTGGATAATGATCCAAGATCCCATCAGGCTGAGCATTCCATCGAGGTCCAGATACCATTCTTGCAGCGGATCTTCGGCAATGACTTCTCCTTCGTTCCCTTATCCCTCTGGTACCAAGAGGAGGACGTGACGGAGATCCTGGGTAATGTTCTATCTAGGCATTCCGATGAGTTCAGCATAATTGCGAGTTCTGATCTTAACCATTACCAGAAAAAGGAAATAACCGATCACAAGGATCTTGAACTGATTGCAAGGATAGAGGAGCTCGACATAAAGGGATTTTATAAGACGTTAAGGGATCTTGACGTCAGTGCCTGTGGATACGGTGCGATCGCAACTCTGATGCGTGTTACAGTGACACTCGGTGGAAAGATCAAGCTCATTCACCATACCACTTCAGGGGAAGTCACTGGCTACGGTGAACCGGTTGTGGGCTATGCCTCTCTGGTGTCCTATCTATGA